Proteins encoded in a region of the Mycobacterium branderi genome:
- a CDS encoding MmpS family protein, whose amino-acid sequence MRRVWIPLVILVVIAGGGFTVTRLHNVFGNEKRPSYADTKVNDTKPFNPKHLKYEIFGPPGTTADISYFDVNADPQRIEGAHLPWTLDMATTEATAVGSVVAQGDSNSIGCRISVDGEVKAERVSHEVNAFTFCLLKAA is encoded by the coding sequence TTGAGACGGGTGTGGATTCCGCTGGTCATACTGGTCGTCATCGCCGGCGGAGGGTTTACCGTGACACGACTCCACAATGTATTCGGCAATGAGAAACGCCCGTCGTATGCCGACACCAAAGTCAACGACACCAAGCCGTTCAACCCCAAGCACCTGAAGTACGAAATTTTCGGGCCGCCGGGAACCACGGCCGACATCAGCTATTTCGACGTCAATGCCGATCCGCAACGAATCGAGGGGGCCCACTTGCCATGGACGTTGGACATGGCGACAACCGAGGCGACGGCCGTGGGAAGCGTTGTGGCGCAGGGCGACAGCAACAGCATCGGCTGCCGCATCTCCGTCGACGGTGAAGTCAAAGCCGAACGAGTTTCGCACGAAGTGAACGCCTTTACCTTCTGTCTGCTGAAGGCCGCATGA
- a CDS encoding MMPL/RND family transporter yields the protein MSNIYPGNQHTAPPFAARTIHRFSVPIILGWVALILLVGATVPSLEQVEKEHTVSLSPPDAPSFKAANRVVEDFKEATSGSVAMIVLESQQPLGDEAHHYYSHLIRQLRDDPKHVQHVQDFWGDPLTAGAAESADGKAVYVQLDLAGELGQTLGNESTEAVRNIVARTPPPPGLKVYVTGPAAIAADMGHSGDRTVITITVVSLAVIFTTLLLVYRSVVTVIVLLLMVGIELQVARGAVAFLGHHQLIGGLTTYVVNLLTSLAIAAGTDYGIFFFGRYQEARQAGEDRITAFYTTYHGVARVVLASGLTIAGALFCLSFTRLSAFQAIGVPCAVGMVVAVAVALTLVPAVIALGSRFRLFEPKRNVRGHGWRRIGTAIVRWPAPIFAATMAVALVGLLALPGYKPNYDDQQYIPKDIPGNLGYAAAQRHFPQARMMTPEILLIEADHDMRNPADMLVLNKLAKGVFAVPGISSVQAITRPTGEPIQHTSIPFMMSMGQASQLQNMQFQKARMNDMLKQADDLATTISLMQRMYALMQQLVATTHHMVGETHEMVAITEELRDHIADFEDFWRPIRSYFYWEKHCYDIPICWSFRSIFDSIDGIDEVSDKLEDLVKDLDQLDLLMPQLLTQFPPMIATMQSTRTMMLTMHSTMSGIFNQMEDSSDNATAMGKAFDAAKNDDSFYISAEVLKNKDVQRILKVFVSPDGKATRMLISQRGDPATVEGVSRVDAIKTAAEEALKGTPLEDAKIYLTGTAAMVKDIIDGSKYDLLIAAVAALCLIFIIMLIMTRSFIAALVIVGTVALSLGASFGLSVLVWQYLVGVQIHWVVLAMSVIVLLAVGSDYNLLLVSRMKEEIAAGINTGIIRAMAGTGKVVTNAGLVFAFTMMSMVVSDLRIVGQLGTTIGLGLLFDTLVVRAFMTPSIAALLGRWFWWPQQVRPRPASALLRPTGPRPLVRSLLLKD from the coding sequence ATGAGCAACATCTACCCGGGCAACCAGCACACCGCGCCGCCATTCGCAGCGCGGACGATCCATCGATTTTCGGTGCCGATCATTTTGGGGTGGGTGGCGCTCATCCTCCTCGTGGGCGCCACGGTTCCCTCATTAGAGCAAGTCGAAAAAGAACACACGGTATCGCTCAGTCCTCCCGACGCGCCCTCATTCAAGGCGGCGAACCGCGTAGTGGAGGACTTCAAGGAAGCTACTTCCGGCAGTGTGGCGATGATCGTCCTGGAAAGCCAGCAACCCCTGGGCGACGAGGCGCACCACTACTACAGCCATTTGATTCGTCAGCTCCGGGACGATCCGAAGCATGTGCAGCACGTTCAAGATTTCTGGGGGGATCCGCTCACGGCGGGCGCCGCGGAAAGCGCCGACGGTAAGGCCGTATATGTCCAATTGGACCTCGCGGGTGAATTGGGCCAAACCCTAGGCAACGAATCCACCGAAGCCGTCCGAAACATCGTGGCGCGCACGCCGCCACCGCCCGGGCTCAAGGTGTATGTAACCGGCCCGGCGGCAATCGCGGCGGATATGGGCCACAGCGGGGACCGGACCGTCATCACAATCACCGTGGTGAGCCTCGCGGTGATCTTTACGACGTTGCTGCTCGTCTACCGCTCGGTTGTCACCGTCATTGTTCTATTGCTCATGGTCGGGATAGAACTGCAGGTAGCCCGTGGTGCAGTCGCATTTCTCGGTCATCATCAGCTTATTGGTGGCCTAACCACCTACGTCGTCAATCTGCTGACGTCCCTGGCGATCGCGGCCGGAACCGACTACGGCATATTCTTCTTCGGTCGCTATCAAGAGGCTCGTCAGGCCGGCGAAGACCGGATAACTGCTTTCTACACCACCTACCACGGGGTCGCGCGCGTTGTCCTGGCCTCCGGTCTGACAATCGCCGGCGCCCTTTTCTGCCTGAGCTTTACCCGACTGTCCGCTTTCCAAGCCATCGGCGTCCCGTGCGCGGTGGGCATGGTCGTCGCCGTCGCGGTGGCGCTCACCCTGGTTCCGGCAGTTATCGCACTCGGCAGCCGGTTTAGGCTGTTCGAGCCCAAGCGCAATGTCAGGGGCCATGGATGGCGACGGATAGGCACGGCGATCGTCCGCTGGCCCGCACCCATTTTCGCCGCGACAATGGCAGTCGCGCTTGTCGGGCTGCTGGCGTTGCCCGGATACAAACCTAACTACGACGACCAGCAGTACATCCCCAAAGACATCCCCGGCAATCTGGGATACGCCGCTGCTCAGCGGCATTTCCCCCAGGCGCGCATGATGACGCCCGAGATCCTGTTGATCGAAGCTGATCATGATATGCGCAACCCGGCCGATATGTTGGTTTTGAACAAGCTGGCGAAGGGCGTCTTTGCCGTTCCAGGCATTTCCAGCGTGCAGGCCATAACTCGGCCAACTGGCGAACCGATCCAGCACACGTCGATACCGTTCATGATGAGCATGGGACAGGCGAGTCAGCTGCAGAATATGCAGTTCCAGAAAGCCCGCATGAATGACATGCTCAAGCAGGCAGACGATTTGGCAACGACGATCAGCCTGATGCAGCGCATGTACGCGCTGATGCAACAGCTCGTCGCCACGACTCATCACATGGTCGGCGAGACGCACGAAATGGTTGCTATCACCGAAGAACTGCGGGATCACATTGCGGATTTCGAGGACTTCTGGAGGCCTATCCGGAGCTACTTCTACTGGGAAAAGCACTGCTACGACATCCCCATCTGCTGGTCGTTCAGATCCATCTTCGATTCCATTGACGGGATTGACGAGGTGAGCGACAAGCTCGAAGACCTTGTGAAAGACCTCGACCAGCTTGATCTGCTCATGCCGCAGCTGCTGACCCAGTTCCCGCCGATGATCGCGACCATGCAGAGCACGCGGACCATGATGCTGACGATGCACAGCACTATGTCCGGGATCTTCAACCAAATGGAGGACTCGAGCGACAACGCGACCGCCATGGGGAAGGCTTTCGACGCCGCCAAGAACGACGACTCGTTCTACATATCGGCGGAAGTCTTGAAAAACAAAGATGTCCAACGAATCTTGAAAGTCTTCGTGTCGCCCGACGGGAAGGCGACCCGCATGCTCATTTCCCAACGCGGCGATCCTGCGACAGTTGAGGGCGTTTCGCGGGTTGATGCAATAAAAACCGCGGCCGAGGAGGCGCTCAAAGGCACACCCCTGGAAGATGCCAAGATTTACCTCACCGGCACGGCGGCGATGGTGAAAGACATCATCGACGGCTCCAAATATGATCTGTTGATCGCGGCAGTCGCAGCGCTCTGCTTGATTTTCATCATCATGCTGATCATGACGCGAAGTTTCATTGCCGCTCTGGTGATCGTGGGTACCGTAGCGCTCTCGCTTGGAGCATCATTTGGGCTGTCAGTACTCGTGTGGCAATACCTTGTCGGCGTCCAAATACACTGGGTAGTTCTGGCGATGTCGGTGATCGTCCTTTTGGCGGTGGGTTCTGACTACAACCTGCTGCTCGTATCACGAATGAAAGAGGAAATCGCCGCCGGAATAAATACAGGCATCATCCGCGCCATGGCCGGTACGGGCAAGGTCGTGACGAACGCCGGACTGGTGTTCGCCTTCACCATGATGTCCATGGTGGTCAGCGACCTCCGCATCGTCGGTCAGCTCGGTACCACCATCGGCCTCGGTCTTCTTTTCGACACGCTGGTTGTGCGCGCATTCATGACGCCGTCCATCGCCGCACTATTGGGACGCTGGTTCTGGTGGCCGCAACAAGTGCGCCCCCGCCCCGCCAGTGCGTTACTTCGGCCAACCGGACCC